One Myxococcus guangdongensis DNA segment encodes these proteins:
- a CDS encoding KamA family radical SAM protein, translating to MTTTPIRGKTEAGPAQQPFSYPLRREFVEPDWKRIPGYKDVTQAEWESSVWQRKNTVKNLKELKATLGALLPDDLAESLERDQRERATMSILVPPQMLNTMDFQDLWKDPVRRYMLPAFADRLTDWPNHPKASRDSLHEQDMWVVEGLTHRYPTKVLAEMLPTCPQYCGHCTRMDLVGNDVPQVSKHKFSIGPKDRYEQMLEYLRRTPTVRDVVVSGGDIANLPIQQLEPFVSSLMDIPNIRDIRLASKGLMAIPQHFLQDSVLAGLDRLAKKAVERGVDLAMHTHVNNAAQLTPLVGKAVRKLLDMGFRDVRNQGVLLRGVNDSAQSLLELCFTLLDHAKILPYYFYMCDMIPNSEHWRLSVDQAQRLQHDIMGYMPGFATPRIVCDVPFVGKRWVHQVAEYDRERGISYWTKNYRTGIEANDPEALNRKYEYFDPIDSLPEAGQAWWREQTKAA from the coding sequence ATGACCACGACGCCCATCCGGGGCAAGACCGAGGCCGGTCCTGCTCAACAGCCTTTTTCCTATCCGCTCCGCCGAGAGTTCGTCGAACCCGACTGGAAGCGCATCCCCGGGTACAAGGACGTCACCCAGGCGGAGTGGGAGAGCTCCGTCTGGCAGCGCAAGAACACCGTCAAGAACCTGAAGGAGCTCAAGGCGACGCTCGGCGCGCTGCTCCCGGATGACCTGGCGGAGAGCCTGGAGCGCGACCAGCGCGAGCGCGCGACGATGTCCATCCTCGTGCCTCCGCAGATGCTCAACACGATGGACTTCCAGGACCTCTGGAAGGACCCCGTGCGGCGCTACATGCTGCCCGCCTTCGCGGACCGTCTGACGGACTGGCCCAACCACCCGAAGGCCAGCCGTGACAGCCTCCACGAGCAGGACATGTGGGTCGTCGAGGGGCTGACGCACCGCTATCCGACCAAGGTGCTCGCGGAGATGCTGCCCACGTGTCCCCAGTACTGTGGACACTGTACCCGCATGGACCTGGTGGGCAATGACGTGCCCCAGGTCAGCAAACACAAATTCTCGATAGGACCCAAAGATCGCTACGAGCAGATGCTCGAGTATCTGCGCCGCACGCCGACAGTGCGCGACGTGGTGGTGTCCGGCGGTGACATCGCGAACCTGCCCATCCAGCAGCTCGAGCCGTTCGTCAGCTCGCTGATGGACATCCCGAACATCCGGGACATCCGTCTGGCCAGCAAGGGCCTGATGGCCATTCCCCAGCACTTCCTGCAGGACTCGGTGCTGGCGGGGTTGGACCGGCTGGCGAAGAAGGCCGTGGAGCGGGGCGTGGACCTGGCGATGCACACGCACGTCAACAACGCCGCGCAGCTCACGCCCCTGGTGGGCAAGGCCGTGCGCAAGCTGCTGGACATGGGCTTCCGCGACGTGCGCAACCAGGGGGTGTTGCTGCGCGGGGTGAACGACAGCGCGCAGTCGCTGCTCGAGCTGTGTTTCACGCTGCTCGACCACGCGAAGATCCTGCCGTACTACTTCTACATGTGCGACATGATCCCCAACAGCGAGCACTGGCGGCTGTCGGTGGACCAGGCGCAGCGGCTTCAGCACGACATCATGGGCTACATGCCGGGCTTCGCCACGCCGCGCATCGTCTGTGACGTGCCCTTCGTGGGCAAGCGCTGGGTCCATCAGGTCGCCGAGTACGACCGCGAGCGAGGCATCTCGTACTGGACCAAGAACTACCGCACGGGCATCGAGGCGAACGACCCCGAGGCGCTCAACCGGAAGTACGAGTACTTCGACCCCATCGACTCGCTGCCCGAGGCGGGCCAGGCGTGGTGGCGGGAACAGACGAAGGCGGCGTGA